Proteins co-encoded in one Fusobacterium perfoetens genomic window:
- a CDS encoding chromosomal replication initiator DnaA: MAEKDKEYGDIVESFNIASSGSLIEDINKMDMKMKELPDIEVKEVVIQGAGNFLNLQGNIINIPVEMIVFPFFTPQKQNKRINFQYSFEDLGVTMYCTLVAKDNTDMVYQPSMFEEKIYNYLICMYEGKKDSPTEEGEYIEFEISDFIVNFLGNKMNRVYYTKVEQALKNLKSTEYQFVVSNHTKFGKYRFEDEEFKLLTYQKLKKGKKVFYRVLLNKNIRQKIKDKRYIKYNSKALMEIITKDPIAGRIYKYISKIRYDEIDGRINLRTLAAIIPLRMEQETERTTKTGKTKIYILSRAKQVLKRVLKAFDVLVELGYVLEYSYDESKKEDTYYINYTFNLEKDGECHISTFIEGNKAKMLMNKNKNSGSSSNISSKKQKLDDIEEAEIIEINEPIKKETPLKEVPKKKPTQKPKADPYKDLPMSLVELIQKAKRNIYVARAWDKRTDTKIKKIFNEDGEELAGEVLKILYKNLTKNIKTTLVQYINGVLKNIDRGEITEKQNLTLFNNEVKEKTIISKKKIKQARKSIKKSINVTDIKNLKEELDIPIDIIEEFEKLDDYEKLKVEEEAIKLCSSDTGTNEKFLLLMKESSKVIYLNTIKKYIGQILEKNKL; this comes from the coding sequence ATGGCTGAAAAAGACAAAGAATATGGAGATATAGTAGAAAGTTTTAATATTGCTTCAAGTGGTTCTTTGATAGAAGATATCAATAAAATGGATATGAAGATGAAAGAACTTCCAGATATTGAAGTTAAAGAAGTTGTTATCCAAGGAGCGGGAAACTTTTTAAATTTACAAGGGAATATAATAAATATTCCAGTAGAGATGATAGTCTTTCCATTCTTCACACCTCAAAAACAAAATAAGAGAATAAACTTTCAATATTCTTTTGAAGATTTGGGAGTAACTATGTATTGTACTTTAGTTGCTAAAGATAATACAGATATGGTTTATCAACCTTCAATGTTTGAAGAAAAAATCTATAACTATCTTATCTGTATGTATGAGGGAAAAAAAGATTCTCCAACAGAGGAAGGGGAATATATAGAATTTGAGATATCAGATTTTATAGTTAACTTTTTGGGAAATAAGATGAACAGGGTTTATTATACAAAAGTAGAGCAAGCTCTAAAAAATCTAAAAAGTACAGAGTATCAGTTTGTTGTTTCTAATCATACAAAATTTGGAAAGTATAGATTTGAAGATGAGGAGTTTAAACTTCTTACATATCAAAAATTAAAAAAAGGAAAAAAAGTTTTTTATAGAGTTCTTTTAAATAAAAATATAAGACAAAAGATAAAAGACAAAAGATATATAAAATATAATTCCAAAGCTCTTATGGAGATAATAACAAAAGACCCTATTGCTGGAAGAATATATAAATATATAAGTAAAATAAGATACGATGAAATAGATGGAAGAATAAATCTAAGAACCCTAGCTGCGATAATTCCACTTAGAATGGAACAAGAAACAGAAAGAACTACAAAAACTGGAAAGACAAAGATATATATATTAAGTAGAGCTAAACAAGTTTTAAAAAGAGTATTAAAAGCTTTTGATGTTTTGGTTGAGTTAGGATATGTTTTAGAGTATTCTTATGATGAGTCTAAAAAAGAAGATACCTATTATATAAATTATACTTTTAATCTAGAAAAAGATGGAGAATGTCATATTTCAACATTTATAGAGGGAAATAAAGCTAAAATGCTTATGAACAAAAATAAAAATAGTGGTTCATCATCTAATATTTCTAGTAAAAAACAAAAATTAGATGATATAGAGGAAGCTGAAATAATAGAGATTAACGAACCAATTAAAAAAGAAACTCCATTAAAAGAAGTGCCTAAGAAAAAACCAACTCAAAAGCCAAAAGCAGACCCATATAAAGATCTTCCTATGTCTTTAGTAGAACTTATTCAAAAAGCTAAAAGAAATATTTATGTAGCAAGAGCTTGGGATAAGAGAACAGATACTAAAATTAAAAAGATATTTAATGAAGATGGAGAGGAACTAGCAGGAGAAGTATTAAAGATTTTATATAAAAATCTGACTAAAAATATAAAAACAACTTTGGTTCAATATATAAATGGTGTTCTTAAAAATATAGATAGAGGAGAGATAACAGAAAAACAAAACCTGACTCTATTTAATAACGAAGTAAAGGAAAAAACAATAATTAGCAAGAAAAAAATAAAACAAGCTAGAAAAAGTATTAAAAAATCTATAAATGTTACTGACATTAAAAATTTAAAAGAAGAATTAGATATACCAATAGATATAATAGAGGAATTTGAAAAATTAGATGATTATGAAAAATTAAAAGTAGAAGAGGAAGCTATTAAACTTTGTTCGAGTGATACAGGAACAAATGAGAAATTTTTACTTCTAATGAAAGAGAGTTCGAAGGTAATCTATCTAAATACTATAAAAAAATATATAGGACAGATTTTAGAAAAAAATAAATTATAG
- the rpmH gene encoding 50S ribosomal protein L34, producing the protein MAKFHTYQPNNRKYKKDHGFRARMKTKGGRQVLKRRRAKGRKRLSA; encoded by the coding sequence ATGGCAAAATTCCATACATACCAACCAAATAATAGAAAATACAAAAAAGACCACGGATTTAGAGCTAGAATGAAAACTAAAGGTGGAAGACAAGTATTAAAAAGAAGAAGAGCTAAAGGAAGAAAAAGATTATCAGCATAG
- the rnpA gene encoding ribonuclease P protein component produces MENLKKNAEFQKIYNFGKKSYGYYSLVFFMKNNLDHNRCGFVASKKIGNAVCRNRIKRLFREYYREMEEKIQVGYDFIFVGKRSAGEKFKELKFQEMKKDIDKVFKRSNLFKD; encoded by the coding sequence ATGGAAAATTTAAAGAAGAATGCTGAATTTCAAAAAATTTATAATTTTGGAAAAAAGAGTTATGGATATTATTCTCTTGTATTTTTTATGAAAAATAATTTGGATCACAATAGATGTGGTTTTGTAGCTAGTAAAAAAATAGGAAATGCAGTTTGTAGAAATAGAATAAAAAGATTATTTAGAGAATACTATAGAGAGATGGAAGAAAAAATACAAGTAGGATATGATTTTATTTTTGTAGGAAAAAGAAGTGCCGGAGAGAAATTTAAAGAGTTAAAGTTCCAGGAGATGAAAAAAGATATTGATAAGGTTTTTAAAAGATCAAATCTTTTCAAAGATTAA
- the yidD gene encoding membrane protein insertion efficiency factor YidD, producing the protein MKKIVLLLIRGYQKFLSPILGKNCIFIPSCSAYTYEAIEKYGIIGGGLLGIKRILRCHPFNQGGYDPVPELNKNKERKK; encoded by the coding sequence TTGAAAAAAATAGTTTTACTCTTAATAAGAGGATATCAAAAATTTTTGTCCCCTATTTTGGGTAAAAATTGTATATTTATTCCAAGTTGTTCAGCTTATACCTATGAAGCTATTGAAAAATATGGTATAATTGGAGGAGGGCTGTTGGGAATAAAAAGAATATTAAGATGTCATCCTTTTAATCAAGGAGGTTATGACCCAGTACCTGAACTAAATAAAAATAAGGAGAGAAAGAAGTAA
- a CDS encoding YidC/Oxa1 family membrane protein insertase translates to MFHQVTGSYGMAIILLTIFIKIVLLPLTIKQDKSMKEMKKLQPKIEEIKKKYGSDKQLLNQKTMELYQEHKVNPAGGCLPIIIQLPILWALFGVLRKEGVIPDETFLWFTLAAPDKFYILPILNGVVSFVQQKVMGSADNPQMKQMMYMFPIMMIFISYKLPGGLQLYWLMSSLTAVIQQYFIMKRGE, encoded by the coding sequence ATGTTTCACCAAGTGACTGGAAGCTATGGAATGGCTATCATACTTTTAACGATTTTTATTAAGATTGTTTTATTACCTCTTACAATAAAACAAGATAAATCTATGAAAGAGATGAAAAAGTTACAACCTAAAATAGAAGAGATTAAAAAGAAATATGGTTCTGATAAACAATTGTTAAATCAAAAAACTATGGAACTTTATCAAGAACATAAAGTTAATCCAGCTGGAGGATGTCTTCCAATAATCATTCAATTACCTATATTATGGGCTTTATTTGGTGTTTTAAGAAAAGAAGGAGTTATTCCTGATGAAACATTCTTATGGTTTACTTTAGCAGCTCCAGATAAATTCTATATATTACCAATATTAAACGGAGTAGTTTCATTTGTTCAACAAAAAGTAATGGGATCAGCAGACAACCCTCAAATGAAACAAATGATGTATATGTTTCCTATAATGATGATATTTATCTCTTATAAATTACCAGGAGGGTTACAATTATATTGGTTAATGTCAAGTTTAACTGCTGTTATACAACAATATTTCATTATGAAAAGAGGAGAGTAG
- a CDS encoding protein jag: MAENIEIKAMSSEEAKQRAIRVLNIKEEQILNVIEKVKSKSFLGLFSKEGTYEVEYTLEEIVPQIEKEEEKIVEEVKVVEVEPIDERHTARDLRKERNERKAKQQKPAKPFEKKEKPKVEVAITKEVKVEQEKKIENVEPDQEKVARILEVTKGLIENMGLNLEVEFSGTVGKNYVINISGEDKGIIIGKKGKTLNSFEYLLNSLIKDIRIDVDVEGFKEKRNDTLIELANKMAIKAIKTKKVIRLNPMPPRERKIIHEIINQYPELDTYSEGKDPKRYIIIKRKR; encoded by the coding sequence ATGGCAGAAAATATTGAAATTAAGGCAATGAGCTCTGAAGAAGCTAAACAAAGAGCTATCAGAGTATTAAACATAAAAGAAGAACAAATTTTAAATGTAATAGAAAAAGTAAAAAGCAAATCTTTTTTAGGACTTTTCTCAAAAGAGGGGACTTATGAAGTAGAATATACTTTAGAAGAAATAGTGCCTCAAATTGAAAAAGAAGAGGAAAAAATAGTTGAGGAAGTAAAAGTTGTAGAAGTTGAGCCAATCGACGAAAGACATACAGCTAGAGACCTTAGAAAAGAAAGAAATGAAAGAAAAGCTAAGCAACAAAAACCAGCTAAACCTTTTGAGAAAAAAGAAAAACCAAAGGTAGAAGTTGCTATAACAAAAGAAGTAAAAGTAGAACAAGAAAAGAAAATCGAAAATGTAGAACCAGACCAAGAAAAAGTTGCTAGAATATTAGAAGTGACAAAAGGTCTAATTGAAAATATGGGACTAAATTTAGAGGTTGAATTTAGTGGAACTGTTGGAAAAAATTATGTTATAAATATCTCTGGTGAAGATAAAGGGATAATCATTGGTAAAAAAGGAAAAACTTTAAATAGTTTTGAATATCTATTAAACTCTTTAATAAAAGATATAAGAATAGATGTTGATGTTGAAGGGTTCAAAGAAAAAAGAAATGATACTTTGATAGAACTTGCAAATAAAATGGCTATAAAAGCTATAAAAACTAAAAAAGTAATAAGACTTAATCCAATGCCTCCTAGAGAAAGAAAAATAATTCACGAGATTATCAATCAATATCCAGAATTAGATACTTATAGTGAGGGTAAAGATCCAAAGAGATATATAATTATTAAAAGAAAAAGATAA
- the mnmE gene encoding tRNA uridine-5-carboxymethylaminomethyl(34) synthesis GTPase MnmE — MMFDTIAAISTPRGEGGIGIVRLSGDESLGILSKIFKPKSKKDVKDIKSYTINYGHIYDGDELIDEVLVSVMKAPNTYTREDIVEINCHGGYLITQKVLELVLKSGAKIAEPGEFTRRAFLNGRLDLTQAEAVIDLIHGKTDKSISLSLNNLRGDLRDQINHLKKILLDVAAHVNVVLDYPEEGVDEPIPEHLIIELHNVKDTITKLVESYDKGKMIKEGIKTAIVGKPNVGKSSLLNSILREERAIVTSIAGTTRDTIEEIINIKGIPLIMVDTAGIRKTQDEVENIGVQKSKKMLKEADLVLFVLDSSRDFSDEDREIYDSIESEKVIGILNKIDMEKKLDITNLTKVKKWIEISALENIGIDTLENEIYNFILSENIEDSSEKLIITNIRHKSALEKTKKSIENIFETIDMGYPMDLIAVDLNDALDSLSEVTGEISSEDLLDHIFSNFCVGK, encoded by the coding sequence ATAATGTTTGATACCATCGCTGCTATATCAACACCTCGTGGAGAAGGTGGAATAGGTATAGTTAGATTATCAGGTGATGAATCTTTAGGTATATTATCAAAAATATTCAAACCAAAATCAAAAAAAGATGTAAAAGATATAAAGAGTTATACAATTAACTATGGACATATTTATGATGGAGATGAATTAATAGACGAAGTTTTAGTTTCTGTTATGAAAGCTCCTAACACATATACTAGAGAAGATATAGTGGAGATAAATTGTCATGGTGGTTATCTTATAACTCAAAAAGTATTGGAACTTGTACTAAAAAGTGGAGCTAAAATAGCAGAGCCAGGAGAGTTTACAAGAAGAGCTTTCTTAAATGGAAGACTTGATCTTACTCAAGCTGAAGCTGTAATAGATTTAATCCACGGAAAAACAGATAAAAGTATTTCTCTTTCTTTAAATAACCTAAGAGGAGATTTAAGAGATCAAATAAACCATTTGAAAAAAATACTTTTAGATGTAGCAGCTCATGTAAATGTAGTTTTAGATTATCCTGAAGAAGGGGTAGATGAGCCAATACCAGAACATCTAATAATAGAATTACATAATGTAAAAGATACAATAACAAAACTTGTAGAGTCTTATGATAAGGGAAAAATGATAAAAGAGGGGATAAAAACAGCAATAGTTGGAAAACCTAATGTTGGAAAATCAAGTCTTCTTAATTCAATCCTTAGAGAAGAAAGAGCTATTGTAACAAGCATAGCTGGTACAACAAGAGATACGATAGAAGAAATTATAAATATAAAAGGTATTCCATTGATAATGGTTGATACTGCTGGAATAAGAAAAACTCAAGATGAGGTTGAAAATATAGGGGTACAAAAATCTAAAAAGATGTTAAAAGAAGCAGACTTAGTTTTATTTGTACTTGATTCATCAAGAGATTTTTCAGATGAAGATAGAGAGATTTATGATAGTATTGAAAGTGAAAAAGTAATAGGAATCCTTAATAAGATAGATATGGAGAAAAAACTTGATATCACAAATCTTACTAAGGTAAAAAAATGGATAGAGATATCAGCTCTTGAAAATATAGGAATAGATACTCTTGAAAATGAAATATATAACTTTATACTTTCAGAAAATATAGAAGATAGTTCAGAGAAACTTATAATCACAAATATTAGACATAAATCAGCTCTTGAGAAAACTAAAAAATCAATAGAGAATATATTTGAAACAATAGATATGGGTTATCCAATGGATTTGATAGCAGTAGATTTAAATGATGCTTTAGATTCTCTATCAGAAGTGACAGGAGAAATATCTAGTGAAGATTTACTAGACCATATATTCAGTAATTTTTGTGTTGGAAAATAA
- the mnmG gene encoding tRNA uridine-5-carboxymethylaminomethyl(34) synthesis enzyme MnmG produces MDNLYDVIVVGGGHGGVEAALASARLGRRTLLITLSLDTISMMSCNPSIGGPGKSNLVAEMDILGGEMGRHIDKYNLQLKDLNTSKGPAARITRGQADKYLYRVKMKDLVENTKNLDSLQESVDEIIVENGKIKGVVTSLGLRYYADAVVLATGTFLNGRIVIGDIEYVGGRQGEKAAEKLSDSIIKAGIHMERYQTATPPRVDKKTVDFSKTEELFGEKHPRYFSIFTEKDENNVVPTWLTHTTEKTIDKIQELLKYSPIVSGIIETHGPRHCPSIDRKVLNFPEKKNHQIFLELESSESNELYINGLTTAMPPFAQDEILKTIAGLENAKIMRYGYAVEYDYIPAYQMYPSLENKIVEGLFTAGQINGTSGYEEAAAQGFIAGVNAARKTMGKEPVIIDRSEGYIGVLIDDIIHKKTPEPYRALPSRSEYRLTLRFDNGFMRLLDKAIEIGILSEDKIETLKKAKEDVLREVENLKALKVPMRQANEILKKYGSDKQVTKGITANELLKFKEITYEIMAEELGLNIEEYPNFVRSQIETMTKYDIFIKRENEQIEKFKRLEGIMIPKDFDFEKVVGISNIARAGLCEVKPLSIGEASRISGVTGNDIAILLGHIQKR; encoded by the coding sequence ATGGATAATTTATATGATGTTATAGTCGTAGGTGGAGGACACGGTGGTGTAGAAGCAGCCCTTGCCTCTGCAAGACTTGGAAGAAGAACTTTACTTATAACTTTATCTCTTGATACAATTTCAATGATGTCTTGTAACCCATCGATAGGTGGACCAGGAAAAAGTAATCTAGTGGCAGAAATGGATATACTTGGTGGAGAGATGGGAAGACATATAGATAAATATAATCTTCAATTAAAAGATTTAAATACAAGTAAAGGTCCTGCAGCTAGAATAACTAGAGGTCAAGCTGATAAATATCTTTATAGAGTAAAAATGAAAGATTTAGTAGAAAATACTAAAAATCTTGATTCATTACAAGAATCAGTTGATGAGATTATAGTGGAAAATGGAAAAATAAAAGGTGTAGTTACATCTTTAGGACTTAGATATTACGCTGATGCTGTTGTACTTGCAACAGGAACTTTCCTAAATGGAAGAATAGTTATTGGAGATATAGAATATGTAGGTGGAAGACAAGGAGAGAAGGCTGCTGAGAAGTTATCAGATAGCATTATAAAAGCTGGAATTCATATGGAGAGATACCAAACAGCTACACCTCCAAGAGTTGATAAAAAGACTGTAGATTTTTCTAAGACTGAGGAGTTATTTGGAGAGAAACACCCAAGATATTTTTCAATTTTTACTGAGAAAGATGAAAATAATGTAGTGCCAACTTGGCTTACTCATACAACTGAAAAAACTATTGATAAAATTCAAGAGCTTTTAAAATATTCTCCAATTGTTTCAGGGATAATAGAAACTCACGGACCGAGACATTGCCCATCAATAGATAGAAAAGTTTTAAATTTCCCAGAAAAGAAAAATCATCAAATTTTCTTAGAGTTAGAATCTAGTGAGTCAAATGAACTTTATATCAATGGACTTACAACAGCAATGCCTCCATTTGCTCAAGATGAGATTTTAAAAACAATAGCGGGGCTAGAAAATGCTAAAATAATGAGATATGGATATGCTGTTGAATATGATTATATACCAGCTTATCAAATGTATCCAAGTCTTGAAAATAAAATAGTTGAGGGACTTTTCACAGCAGGACAAATAAATGGTACTTCTGGTTATGAGGAAGCAGCAGCTCAAGGATTTATAGCAGGAGTTAACGCAGCTAGAAAAACTATGGGAAAAGAGCCTGTTATAATAGATAGAAGTGAAGGATATATTGGAGTTTTAATTGATGATATTATTCATAAGAAAACTCCAGAACCATATAGAGCTTTACCATCTAGATCTGAGTATAGACTTACTTTAAGATTTGATAATGGATTTATGAGACTTTTAGATAAAGCTATTGAGATTGGAATTTTATCAGAAGACAAGATTGAAACTTTGAAAAAGGCAAAAGAAGATGTCTTGAGAGAAGTTGAAAATCTAAAAGCATTAAAAGTTCCAATGAGACAAGCTAATGAAATATTAAAAAAATATGGTTCAGACAAACAAGTTACAAAAGGTATTACAGCTAATGAGCTTTTAAAATTTAAAGAGATAACTTATGAAATTATGGCTGAAGAGTTAGGATTAAATATAGAGGAATATCCAAATTTTGTAAGAAGTCAAATAGAAACAATGACAAAATATGATATTTTTATTAAAAGAGAAAATGAACAGATAGAAAAATTCAAAAGACTTGAGGGGATAATGATACCTAAAGATTTTGATTTTGAGAAAGTGGTAGGAATATCAAATATAGCTCGTGCAGGACTTTGTGAAGTAAAACCCTTATCAATAGGTGAAGCTAGTAGAATAAGTGGAGTAACAGGAAATGATATAGCTATTCTATTAGGACATATTCAAAAAAGATAA
- a CDS encoding MerR family transcriptional regulator, translated as MKKQENLYRIGEISKLYNISSDILRHYEKIGLISPDFIGENGYRYYSKNQIWKLNNIRNLRNLGLGLVEIKEFLDERSLNSASEILEFQLEKIEENIKNLISLREEIINKLENLNFFQTFKAFDKPLIKYIPERMVLYSQGSFHKDWEIEFEHKILNSKTEYDNDFILTNNEAGATISKENFLKGEYDIFSKSFIINEERGEIFPAGNFLTITFKGGYSNRGYYYNLLKKYISENNLKISGDCYEIYHIERHITEDENEFITEIQIPVTL; from the coding sequence TTGAAAAAACAAGAAAATTTATATAGAATTGGAGAGATTAGCAAGCTCTATAATATTAGTTCTGATATACTTAGACACTATGAAAAAATAGGTCTTATCTCACCTGATTTTATTGGAGAAAATGGATATAGATATTATTCTAAAAATCAAATTTGGAAACTAAATAATATTAGAAATCTTAGAAATCTTGGGCTTGGACTTGTTGAAATCAAAGAATTTTTAGATGAACGTTCTCTAAACTCTGCCTCAGAGATTCTAGAATTTCAACTTGAAAAAATAGAAGAAAATATTAAAAACTTAATTTCTCTTAGGGAAGAGATTATAAATAAGCTTGAAAATCTAAATTTTTTCCAAACATTTAAAGCTTTCGATAAACCTCTTATAAAATATATTCCAGAGAGAATGGTCTTATATTCCCAAGGTTCTTTTCATAAGGATTGGGAAATAGAGTTTGAACATAAAATCCTTAACTCAAAAACTGAATATGATAACGATTTTATTCTTACAAATAATGAGGCTGGAGCCACAATCTCAAAAGAAAATTTTTTAAAGGGAGAGTATGATATTTTTTCTAAAAGTTTTATCATTAACGAAGAAAGAGGAGAGATTTTTCCTGCTGGAAATTTTTTAACGATTACTTTTAAAGGTGGATATTCTAACAGAGGATATTATTATAATCTCTTAAAAAAATATATTTCTGAAAATAATTTAAAAATTTCTGGAGATTGTTACGAGATTTACCATATAGAACGTCATATAACGGAAGACGAAAATGAGTTTATAACTGAGATTCAAATTCCTGTAACTCTTTAA
- the folP gene encoding dihydropteroate synthase, with the protein MARIIKVKDKKIEIGKRTLVMGILNVTPDSFSDGGDFFNVTKAIEHAKEMVRDGADIIDIGGMSTRPGHEDVPVEEEIRRVVPIIEKLSKELDVLISVDTYRWEVAEKALEAGAHILNDVWGLQYDNGEMARVIAKYDPIVIVMHNQNSTEYDKDIIISMREFFERSFELIDKNNIPREKVFIDPGIGFGKDFDQNIEVLRRMDELKDMAPILLGTSRKRFIGALLNNVPPKERCEGTIATSILGIEKGVEIVRVHDVLENKKALLVADKLVRG; encoded by the coding sequence ATGGCAAGAATTATAAAAGTAAAAGACAAAAAAATAGAGATTGGAAAAAGAACTTTAGTTATGGGAATTTTAAATGTTACTCCAGATTCTTTTTCTGACGGAGGAGATTTTTTTAATGTTACAAAAGCTATTGAACATGCAAAAGAGATGGTAAGAGATGGAGCTGACATAATTGATATAGGTGGAATGTCAACTCGTCCAGGTCATGAAGATGTCCCTGTTGAAGAAGAAATTCGTAGAGTTGTTCCTATTATAGAAAAACTTTCAAAAGAGCTAGATGTTCTTATTTCTGTTGATACATATAGATGGGAAGTAGCCGAAAAAGCTTTAGAGGCTGGAGCTCATATTTTAAATGATGTTTGGGGTCTTCAATATGATAATGGAGAGATGGCTCGTGTTATAGCTAAATATGATCCGATAGTTATTGTGATGCATAACCAAAATTCTACTGAGTATGATAAGGATATTATAATTTCTATGAGAGAGTTTTTTGAAAGAAGTTTTGAGCTTATAGACAAAAATAATATCCCTCGTGAAAAAGTTTTCATTGACCCAGGAATTGGTTTTGGAAAAGATTTTGATCAAAATATCGAAGTTTTAAGAAGAATGGACGAATTAAAAGATATGGCTCCAATCTTACTTGGAACTTCAAGAAAAAGATTTATTGGAGCTTTACTTAATAATGTTCCTCCAAAAGAAAGATGTGAAGGAACTATAGCAACTAGTATATTAGGAATTGAAAAAGGTGTTGAAATAGTAAGAGTTCATGATGTATTAGAAAATAAAAAAGCTCTTTTAGTAGCTGACAAATTAGTTAGAGGATAA
- the folK gene encoding 2-amino-4-hydroxy-6-hydroxymethyldihydropteridine diphosphokinase: MDKIIIENLEFIGTHGVFQEEKNLGQKFLVSVEMTTSTREAGKTGDLTKSTHYGFVADDIEKIFLGNSFDLIETCAEEIATMILRKYPLISEVKVCIKKPWAPIKKHFDFVAVEITRKWHKAYISLGSNMGDKKENLLKAIENIKNLPDTFVTKQSTILETEPYGYTNQDMFLNGCIEIKTLFTPQELIQKLLEIETIMGRKRVIKWGPRIIDLDIILFDDEIINEENLTVPHPYMCDRLFVLEPLFEIAPYIIHPIKRISIMEIKNILEKSSNS; the protein is encoded by the coding sequence ATGGATAAAATAATTATAGAAAATTTGGAATTTATTGGAACTCACGGAGTTTTTCAAGAGGAAAAAAATTTGGGACAAAAATTTTTAGTTTCTGTTGAGATGACTACTTCTACAAGAGAGGCTGGAAAAACTGGCGATCTTACAAAATCTACTCACTATGGTTTTGTAGCTGATGATATAGAAAAGATTTTTCTTGGAAACTCTTTTGATTTGATAGAAACTTGTGCTGAAGAAATTGCCACTATGATTTTAAGAAAATATCCTCTTATATCAGAAGTGAAAGTTTGTATAAAAAAACCTTGGGCACCTATCAAAAAACATTTTGATTTTGTTGCTGTGGAAATTACTAGAAAGTGGCATAAAGCTTATATATCTCTTGGTTCTAATATGGGAGATAAAAAAGAAAATCTTCTTAAAGCTATTGAAAATATAAAAAATTTACCTGATACTTTTGTTACAAAACAAAGCACAATATTAGAAACTGAACCTTATGGATATACTAACCAAGATATGTTTTTAAATGGTTGCATTGAAATAAAAACTCTTTTCACTCCACAAGAACTTATTCAAAAACTTTTAGAAATAGAAACTATTATGGGTAGAAAAAGAGTTATAAAATGGGGACCAAGAATTATAGATTTAGATATTATTCTTTTTGATGATGAAATTATCAATGAAGAAAATCTTACTGTTCCACACCCATATATGTGTGATAGACTTTTTGTATTAGAACCTCTTTTTGAGATAGCTCCATATATAATTCACCCTATTAAAAGAATATCTATAATGGAGATTAAAAATATTTTAGAAAAAAGTTCTAATTCTTAA
- the folE gene encoding GTP cyclohydrolase I FolE: MSIKESFNDILLEIDRDKKYINDEVFANTPKRIEDFYLDFFSGININPLDFFKNTFECNNNNIVIEKNINFYSMCEHHFLPFFGKISLAYIPNKKIIGFGDIIKVIETFSKRPQLQERLTEDIANTIVEGLNPLGVFIVIEAEHLCMTMRGVRKPGTKIITSCSKGIFEKNSEKRNEVMSLLKLND; the protein is encoded by the coding sequence ATGAGTATAAAAGAATCTTTTAATGATATTTTATTAGAAATAGACAGAGATAAAAAATATATAAATGATGAAGTTTTTGCCAACACTCCAAAAAGAATTGAAGATTTTTATTTGGATTTCTTCTCTGGTATCAATATAAATCCTTTAGATTTTTTTAAAAATACCTTTGAATGTAATAACAATAACATAGTTATTGAAAAAAATATAAATTTCTATTCTATGTGTGAACATCACTTTCTTCCATTTTTTGGAAAAATATCTCTAGCTTATATTCCAAATAAAAAAATTATAGGATTTGGGGATATTATAAAAGTTATTGAAACTTTTTCAAAAAGACCACAACTTCAAGAAAGACTTACAGAGGATATTGCAAATACTATTGTTGAAGGGCTAAATCCTTTGGGAGTTTTTATAGTAATTGAGGCTGAACATCTTTGCATGACTATGAGAGGAGTTAGAAAGCCTGGAACAAAAATAATAACTAGTTGTTCTAAAGGAATTTTTGAAAAAAATTCTGAAAAAAGAAATGAAGTTATGTCTCTTCTTAAACTAAATGATTAA